A region of Thiobacter sp. AK1 DNA encodes the following proteins:
- the uvrB gene encoding excinuclease ABC subunit UvrB gives MIVTFPNSPYQLYQPFPPAGDQPTAIEQLVEGIRDGLAFQTLLGVTGSGKTYTMANVIARLGRPAIVMAPNKTLAAQLYAEFREFFPHNAVEYFVSYYDYYQPEAYVPARDLFIEKDSSINEHIEQMRLSATKALMERRDAVIVATVSAIYGIGDPVDYHAMILHLRQGEKLSQRDAIRRLAEMQYERNEMEFRRGVYRVRGDVIDIFPAENAELAVRLSLFDDEIESIALFDPLTGHMVQKVPRFTVYPSSHYVTPRATTLRAIEAIKAELAARIEWFQSQGKLVEAQRIAERTRFDLEMLNELGFCKGIENYSRHLSGRQPGEPPPTLIDYLPRDAIMFIDESHVTIPQIGGMYRGDRARKENLVDYGFRLPSALDNRPLRFDEFEKLMPQTIFVSATPAEYEARHAAQVVEQVVRPTGLVDPEVEVRPATTQVDDLLSEVKARVAADERVLVTTLTKRMAEDLTDYLLDHGVRVRYLHSDIDTVERVEIIRDLRLGEFDVLVGINLLREGLDIPEVSLVAILDADKEGFLRSERSLIQTIGRAARHIHGKAILYADTVTESMRRAIDETERRRAKQIAYNQAHGITPKGVVKRIKDIIEGVYDYEQAQEKLLAQQEAAGYAHMSEKELTREVKRLEKAMLEAARNLEFEKAAQLRDRMNLLKQQLFGVVEHDQG, from the coding sequence TTGATCGTCACCTTCCCCAATAGTCCCTACCAGCTCTACCAGCCGTTCCCGCCGGCAGGCGACCAGCCCACCGCCATCGAGCAGCTGGTGGAGGGAATCCGGGACGGACTGGCGTTCCAGACCCTGCTGGGGGTGACTGGCTCCGGTAAGACCTACACCATGGCCAACGTCATCGCCCGGCTGGGGCGGCCGGCCATCGTCATGGCACCCAACAAGACGCTCGCCGCCCAGCTTTACGCCGAGTTTCGGGAGTTCTTTCCCCACAACGCAGTGGAGTATTTCGTTTCCTACTACGACTACTACCAGCCCGAGGCCTACGTGCCCGCGCGCGACCTGTTCATCGAGAAGGATTCCTCCATCAACGAGCACATCGAGCAGATGCGCCTGTCTGCCACCAAGGCGCTGATGGAGCGGCGCGATGCGGTGATCGTGGCGACCGTCTCGGCGATCTACGGCATCGGCGATCCGGTGGACTATCACGCCATGATCCTGCATCTGCGTCAGGGCGAGAAACTCTCGCAACGCGACGCCATCCGGCGCCTTGCCGAAATGCAGTACGAGCGCAACGAAATGGAGTTCCGACGCGGCGTGTACCGGGTGCGTGGCGATGTGATCGACATCTTCCCGGCGGAAAACGCCGAGCTAGCGGTGCGCCTGTCTCTGTTCGACGACGAGATCGAAAGCATCGCCCTGTTCGACCCCTTGACCGGACACATGGTGCAAAAAGTGCCGCGCTTCACCGTCTATCCTTCGAGCCACTACGTCACGCCGCGTGCCACCACGCTGCGCGCGATCGAGGCGATCAAAGCGGAGCTGGCCGCGCGCATCGAATGGTTCCAAAGCCAGGGCAAGCTGGTGGAAGCCCAGCGCATTGCCGAACGCACCCGCTTCGACCTGGAAATGCTCAACGAGCTGGGTTTCTGCAAAGGCATCGAGAATTATTCCCGCCACCTCTCTGGCCGCCAGCCGGGGGAACCGCCACCCACTCTGATCGATTACCTGCCGCGCGATGCCATCATGTTCATCGACGAATCCCACGTGACCATTCCCCAGATCGGTGGTATGTACCGGGGCGACCGCGCGCGCAAGGAAAACCTCGTGGATTACGGCTTCCGCCTGCCTTCCGCCTTGGACAACCGACCCCTGCGCTTCGACGAATTCGAGAAGCTCATGCCCCAGACCATCTTCGTCTCCGCCACGCCGGCGGAATACGAGGCGCGGCACGCAGCCCAGGTGGTGGAGCAGGTGGTCCGTCCCACCGGCCTCGTGGATCCGGAGGTGGAAGTGCGGCCGGCCACCACTCAGGTGGACGATCTGCTCTCGGAAGTGAAGGCGCGCGTGGCCGCTGACGAGCGCGTCCTGGTGACCACGCTCACCAAGCGCATGGCTGAGGATCTCACCGACTATCTCCTGGATCACGGCGTGCGCGTACGCTACTTGCACTCGGACATCGACACGGTGGAACGGGTGGAGATCATCCGCGACCTGCGCCTGGGCGAGTTTGACGTATTGGTGGGCATCAATTTGCTACGCGAGGGGCTGGACATTCCTGAAGTGTCACTGGTGGCCATCCTGGACGCGGACAAGGAGGGCTTCTTACGTTCCGAACGTTCCCTCATCCAGACCATCGGCCGCGCAGCGCGGCACATCCACGGCAAGGCCATCCTCTATGCGGATACGGTGACGGAGTCCATGCGTCGCGCCATCGATGAAACTGAGCGTCGGCGCGCCAAGCAAATCGCCTACAACCAGGCCCACGGCATCACGCCCAAGGGTGTGGTCAAACGCATCAAGGACATCATCGAAGGGGTGTACGACTACGAGCAGGCCCAGGAAAAACTGCTCGCCCAGCAGGAAGCCGCAGGCTATGCCCACATGAGCGAGAAAGAACTCACACGCGAGG